The Myxocyprinus asiaticus isolate MX2 ecotype Aquarium Trade chromosome 39, UBuf_Myxa_2, whole genome shotgun sequence genome window below encodes:
- the LOC127429916 gene encoding dual specificity tyrosine-phosphorylation-regulated kinase 1A-like isoform X2 — MAAPMPHSHQQYSDCHQQSTDQSVTVLPYSDQTQALTASQRHMPQCFRDPTLAPLRKLSIDLIKTYKHINEVYYAKKKRRHQQGQGEDSSHKKERKVFNDGYDDENYDYIVKNGEKWMDRYEIDSLIGKGSFGQVVKAYDRAEQEWVAIKIIKNKKAFLNQAQIEVRLLELMNKHDTEMKYYIVHLKRHFMFRNHLCLVFEMLSYNLYDLLRNTNFRGVSLNLTRKFAQQLCTALLFLATPELSIIHCDLKPENILLCNPKRSAIKIVDFGSSCQLGQRIYQYIQSRFYRSPEVLLGMPYDLAIDMWSLGCILVEMHTGEPLFSGANEVDQMNKIVEVLGIPPSHIMDLAPKARKFFEKLSDGTWSVKKTKDGKRYKPPASRKLHAILGVECGGPGGRRAGESGHAVADYLKFKDLILRMLDFDPKTRIQPYYALQHSFFKKTADEGTNTSSSVSTSPALEASQSSGTTSSTSSSSGGSSGTSTSGRARSDPTHHHRHSGGHFGTVMPAIDCDNLCPQTRPPFHPPVVWPGIVGPEPVTVETYPVQETTFHVPPQHPKALHPHHHHHHRHHHGQVIAARPRPRLYNSPTNSASTQDSMEVVHGHLSMTSLSSSASSSSTSSSSTGNQGNQAYQLRLLPANTLDFSQNGSMRMGLGAFSNPRQETGMAGQSSYPVATNTGTGHFISEGHLGIRQGIDREDSPMTEVCVQQSSMASS; from the exons ATGGCTGCTCCCATGCCTCATTCGCACCAGCAGTACAGTGACTGTCACCAGCAGAGTACAGACCAGTCTGTCACTGTACTGCCATACAGTGATCAGACACAAGCACTCACTGCCAGCCAG AGGCACATGCCCCAGTGCTTTCGGGACCCCACTTTAGCTCCTTTGAGGAAGCTCTCCATAGACCTGATCAAAACCTACAAACACATCAATGAG GTGTATTATGCAAAAAAGAAACGACGGCATCAACAGGGTCAAGGTGAGGACTCCAgccacaagaaagaaagaaaagtcttCAATGATGGCTACGATGATGAGAACTACGACTACATTGtcaagaatggggaaaaatggatGGACCGCTATGAAATTGACTCCTTAATTGGAAAAGGGTCATTTGGACAG GTTGTAAAAGCTTACGACCGAGCTGAGCAAGAGTGGGTAGCCATTAAGATCATCAAGAACAAGAAGGCTTTTCTCAATCAAGCTCAGATTGAAGTACGGCTTCTCGAGCTCATGAACAAACATGACACAGAGATGAAATACTATATAG TACACTTGAAACGGCACTTCATGTTCCGGAATCATCTTTGCTTAGTATTTGAAATGTTGTCATACAACCTCTATGACTTATTAAGAAACACGAACTTCAGAGGTGTCTCTTTGAATCTGACAAGGAAGTTTGCCCAGCAGTTGTGTACAGCACTATTGTTTCTTGCTACACCTGAGCTCAGCATCATCCACTGTGACCTAAAGCCAGAGAACATCCTGCTATGTAACCCCAAGAGAAGTGCCATCAAAATTGTGGACTTCGGGAGCTCCTGCCAACTCGGACAAAGG ATATATCAGTACATCCAGAGTCGATTCTACCGCTCCCCTGAAGTTTTATTGGGAATGCCATATGATCTGGCCATAGATATGTGGTCGCTGGGATGTATTCTGGTGGAAATGCATACTGGAGAGCCTTTGTTTAGTGGAGCCAATGag GTGGACCAAATGAACAAAATTGTTGAAGTACTTGGGATCCCACCCAGTCACATCATGGACCTAGCACCAAAAGCCAGGAAGTTTTTTGAGAAGTTGTCAGATGGGACATGGAGTGTTAAGAAGACCAAAGATGGAAAAAGG TACAAACCTCCGGCATCTCGAAAACTCCATGCCATCTTGGGAGTGGAGTGTGGTGGACCAGGCGGTCGTCGTGCAGGAGAATCCGGCCATGCTGTAGCTGACTACTTGAAGTTCAAGGACCTCATCCTCAGAATGCTGGACTTTGACCCCAAGACGCGAATTCAGCCCTACTATGCCCTCCAGCACAGTTTCTTCAAGAAAACGGCAGATGAAGGAACCAATACAAGCAGTAGTGTGTCAACAAGTCCTGCGCTTGAGGCCTCACAGTCATCAGGGACCACTTCTAGTACATCCTCAAGCTCAG GAGGATCATCTGGAACAAGCACCAGTGGCAGAGCAAGATCTGATCCAACTCACCATCATCGGCACAGTGGTGGGCATTTCGGCACAGTCATGCCAGCCATAGACTGTGACAACCTTTGCCCTCAG ACGAGACCGCCTTTTCATCCACCAGTAGTATGGCCTGGAATTGTTGGACCAGAACCTGTCACTGTAGAGACTTATCCAGTCCAAGAAACCACTTTTCATGTGCCTCCCCAGCATCCCAAGGCATTGCACCCCcatcaccaccatcatcatcGTCACCACCACGGACAGGTCATAGCAGCGCGACCTCGACCGCGACTCTACAACTCGCCCACTAACAGCGCCTCCACACAGGATTCCATGGAGGTGGTGCACGGTCATCTGTCCATGACATCGCTGTCTTCCTCCGCATCCTCTTCCTCCACATCTTCCTCTTCCACAGGAAACCAAGGCAACCAGGCTTACCAGCTTCGCCTGCTTCCTGCCAACACCCTGGACTTTAGCCAAAATGGAAGTATGCGTATGGGTTTGGGTGCCTTCTCAAATCCTCGCCAGGAGACTGGTATGGCTGGACAGTCTTCATACCCTGTTGCTACAAACACAGGAACTGGTCACTTTATATCAGAGGGACACCTGGGCATAAGACAAGGCATTGATAGGGAAGATTCTCCGATGACTGAAGTCTGTGTTCAGCAGAGCTCAATGGCCAGCTCGTGA
- the LOC127429916 gene encoding dual specificity tyrosine-phosphorylation-regulated kinase 1A-like isoform X1 has protein sequence MAAPMPHSHQQYSDCHQQSTDQSVTVLPYSDQTQALTASQRHMPQCFRDPTLAPLRKLSIDLIKTYKHINEVYYAKKKRRHQQGQGEDSSHKKERKVFNDGYDDENYDYIVKNGEKWMDRYEIDSLIGKGSFGQVVKAYDRAEQEWVAIKIIKNKKAFLNQAQIEVRLLELMNKHDTEMKYYIVHLKRHFMFRNHLCLVFEMLSYNLYDLLRNTNFRGVSLNLTRKFAQQLCTALLFLATPELSIIHCDLKPENILLCNPKRSAIKIVDFGSSCQLGQRIYQYIQSRFYRSPEVLLGMPYDLAIDMWSLGCILVEMHTGEPLFSGANEVDQMNKIVEVLGIPPSHIMDLAPKARKFFEKLSDGTWSVKKTKDGKRYKPPASRKLHAILGVECGGPGGRRAGESGHAVADYLKFKDLILRMLDFDPKTRIQPYYALQHSFFKKTADEGTNTSSSVSTSPALEASQSSGTTSSTSSSSGGSSGTSTSGRARSDPTHHHRHSGGHFGTVMPAIDCDNLCPQQTRPPFHPPVVWPGIVGPEPVTVETYPVQETTFHVPPQHPKALHPHHHHHHRHHHGQVIAARPRPRLYNSPTNSASTQDSMEVVHGHLSMTSLSSSASSSSTSSSSTGNQGNQAYQLRLLPANTLDFSQNGSMRMGLGAFSNPRQETGMAGQSSYPVATNTGTGHFISEGHLGIRQGIDREDSPMTEVCVQQSSMASS, from the exons ATGGCTGCTCCCATGCCTCATTCGCACCAGCAGTACAGTGACTGTCACCAGCAGAGTACAGACCAGTCTGTCACTGTACTGCCATACAGTGATCAGACACAAGCACTCACTGCCAGCCAG AGGCACATGCCCCAGTGCTTTCGGGACCCCACTTTAGCTCCTTTGAGGAAGCTCTCCATAGACCTGATCAAAACCTACAAACACATCAATGAG GTGTATTATGCAAAAAAGAAACGACGGCATCAACAGGGTCAAGGTGAGGACTCCAgccacaagaaagaaagaaaagtcttCAATGATGGCTACGATGATGAGAACTACGACTACATTGtcaagaatggggaaaaatggatGGACCGCTATGAAATTGACTCCTTAATTGGAAAAGGGTCATTTGGACAG GTTGTAAAAGCTTACGACCGAGCTGAGCAAGAGTGGGTAGCCATTAAGATCATCAAGAACAAGAAGGCTTTTCTCAATCAAGCTCAGATTGAAGTACGGCTTCTCGAGCTCATGAACAAACATGACACAGAGATGAAATACTATATAG TACACTTGAAACGGCACTTCATGTTCCGGAATCATCTTTGCTTAGTATTTGAAATGTTGTCATACAACCTCTATGACTTATTAAGAAACACGAACTTCAGAGGTGTCTCTTTGAATCTGACAAGGAAGTTTGCCCAGCAGTTGTGTACAGCACTATTGTTTCTTGCTACACCTGAGCTCAGCATCATCCACTGTGACCTAAAGCCAGAGAACATCCTGCTATGTAACCCCAAGAGAAGTGCCATCAAAATTGTGGACTTCGGGAGCTCCTGCCAACTCGGACAAAGG ATATATCAGTACATCCAGAGTCGATTCTACCGCTCCCCTGAAGTTTTATTGGGAATGCCATATGATCTGGCCATAGATATGTGGTCGCTGGGATGTATTCTGGTGGAAATGCATACTGGAGAGCCTTTGTTTAGTGGAGCCAATGag GTGGACCAAATGAACAAAATTGTTGAAGTACTTGGGATCCCACCCAGTCACATCATGGACCTAGCACCAAAAGCCAGGAAGTTTTTTGAGAAGTTGTCAGATGGGACATGGAGTGTTAAGAAGACCAAAGATGGAAAAAGG TACAAACCTCCGGCATCTCGAAAACTCCATGCCATCTTGGGAGTGGAGTGTGGTGGACCAGGCGGTCGTCGTGCAGGAGAATCCGGCCATGCTGTAGCTGACTACTTGAAGTTCAAGGACCTCATCCTCAGAATGCTGGACTTTGACCCCAAGACGCGAATTCAGCCCTACTATGCCCTCCAGCACAGTTTCTTCAAGAAAACGGCAGATGAAGGAACCAATACAAGCAGTAGTGTGTCAACAAGTCCTGCGCTTGAGGCCTCACAGTCATCAGGGACCACTTCTAGTACATCCTCAAGCTCAG GAGGATCATCTGGAACAAGCACCAGTGGCAGAGCAAGATCTGATCCAACTCACCATCATCGGCACAGTGGTGGGCATTTCGGCACAGTCATGCCAGCCATAGACTGTGACAACCTTTGCCCTCAG cagACGAGACCGCCTTTTCATCCACCAGTAGTATGGCCTGGAATTGTTGGACCAGAACCTGTCACTGTAGAGACTTATCCAGTCCAAGAAACCACTTTTCATGTGCCTCCCCAGCATCCCAAGGCATTGCACCCCcatcaccaccatcatcatcGTCACCACCACGGACAGGTCATAGCAGCGCGACCTCGACCGCGACTCTACAACTCGCCCACTAACAGCGCCTCCACACAGGATTCCATGGAGGTGGTGCACGGTCATCTGTCCATGACATCGCTGTCTTCCTCCGCATCCTCTTCCTCCACATCTTCCTCTTCCACAGGAAACCAAGGCAACCAGGCTTACCAGCTTCGCCTGCTTCCTGCCAACACCCTGGACTTTAGCCAAAATGGAAGTATGCGTATGGGTTTGGGTGCCTTCTCAAATCCTCGCCAGGAGACTGGTATGGCTGGACAGTCTTCATACCCTGTTGCTACAAACACAGGAACTGGTCACTTTATATCAGAGGGACACCTGGGCATAAGACAAGGCATTGATAGGGAAGATTCTCCGATGACTGAAGTCTGTGTTCAGCAGAGCTCAATGGCCAGCTCGTGA
- the LOC127430143 gene encoding 52 kDa repressor of the inhibitor of the protein kinase-like, whose amino-acid sequence MPNFCAAPNCTRKSTQSDLAFFRFPRDPERCRLWVENCRRADLEEKTPDQLNKHYRLCAKHFEPAMICKTSPYRTVLRDTAIPTIFDLTSHLSNPHSRHRKRIKVLTDEEVQKIKERRLEASMEQLLAKKECEIQDDSETTDDIPQLTPEQKDLREFLRSLFEVMVLIGKQNFPCRYNAKEDEIRAKEAKQLLSASNFQALLENRINAGDKFLRRRFEAAAVNEEYCPAIQQKQLLEVCERCVREEILQQVRECRFFSIVSGELVEFPEGKHLPIFLRFVDQDNTFREEFIEFLSFEGEEVSVAERLESQITKEWGLSLECCRGQAHAGSGILATKMKVIAAKLKEKYPTAVITPSSTCSLNVHLANGMSLTGVQVVMAVLKKTNAFFKGSPLLQTELDNAISILYQGSMEKENDLKELSRSTWTELHNVFEMAVDLMEPLLLCMDSIHDNEELKWSDQIISDAYAISEALADFEFVVTLVVLKNALSFTRAFGKNLQGETLDVFFAANSLTAVMHSLHEVMDNLEVYHEFWFEEAVNLATAMEVPVKVPRLFLRKQQAVETMEIQAESFFKDYLTLPVVEYVTQEVQDIFSENHLKALKCLSLVPQVMGQMKFNTSEETHADIYRSDLPHPDTLPAELHCWRIKWKHRSKEVSLPCTIHETLQHSDVKFFPNVNAFLKILATLPLQKLDGSLGETAHKRLQAYLIDTTVNQRCKSLAVLNINYHIKTDLEEMVQCYIKSYPEESEND is encoded by the exons ATGCCAAATTTTTGTGCTGCTCCGAACTGTACCAGGAAAAGCACCCAATCCGATTTAGCTTTCTTTAGGTTTCCAAGGGATCCTGAGAG atgTAGGCTGTGGGTGGAGAATTGTCGGCGTGCGGATCTTGAGGAGAAAACTCCTGATCAATTGAACAAGCACTACCGGCTATGTGCAAAGCACTTTGAACCAGCGATGATATGCAAAACT AGCCCATATAGGACAGTACTAAGGGACACTGCTATTCCCACTATATTTGATTTAACCAGCCACCTCAGCAACCCGCACAGCAGACATCGCAAACGCATCAAAGTTTTG ACAGATGAGGAGGttcagaaaataaaagaaagacgAT TGGAGGCTTCAATGGAACAGTTGCTtgcaaaaaaagaatgtgaaattcaGGATGACAGTGAGACCACTGATGATATTCCTCAGCTGACACCGGAACAAAAAGATCTGAGAGAGTTCTTAAGGTCTTTGTTTGAAGTCATGGTCTTAATAGGAAAACAAAACTTTCCGTGTAGGTACAATGCAAAAGAAGATGAAATAAGAGCAAAAGAGGCCAAACAGCTCTTGTCTGCCAGTAACTTTCAGGCGTTATTAGAAAACCGCATCAATGCCGGTGATAAATTTCTTAGAAGGAGGTTTGAGGCAGCGGCTGTTAATGAGGAATATTGCCCAGCTATCCAGCAAAAGCAACTTCTAGAGGTCTGTGAGAGATGTGTCCGTGAAGAGATTCTTCAGCAAGTCCGAGAATGCCGTTTCTTTTCAATTGTCTCCGGGGAGTTAGTGGAGTTCCCCGAGGGAAAGCATCTTCCCATATTCTTGCGCTTTGTAGATCAAGACAACACTTTCAGAGAGGAATTCATAGAGTTCCTCTCATTTGAAGGAGAGGAGGTCTCTGTTGCTGAGAGGTTAGAGTCTCAGATCACAAAGGAATGGGGCCTGAGCTTGGAGTGTTGCAGAGGACAAGCACATGCAGGTTCTGGAATACTTGCCACCAAGATGAAAGTCATTGCTGCTAAGCTAAAGGAGAAATATCCAACGGCAGTAATCACCCCCAGTTCTACCTGTTCACTTAACGTTCACCTTGCTAATGGCATGTCACTGACCGGAGTGCAGGTTGTGATGGCAGTTCTGAAAAAgactaatgcattttttaaaggatCTCCATTGCTGCAGACTGAGCTTGATAACGCCATCTCCATTCTCTATCAGGGAAGCATGGAAAAAGAGAATGATCTCAAGGAGCTTTCACGTTCTACCTGGACTGAACTTCATAATGTGTTTGAGATGGCTGTCGATTTGATGGAACCGCTTCTGCTTTGTATGGACAGCATACACGACAATGAAGAACTAAAGTGGAGTGACCAAATCATCAGTGATGCCTACGCCATTTCAGAAGCCCTGGCAGACTTTGAGTTTGTCGTGACGTTGGTTGTATTGAAGAACGCTCTGTCTTTCACGAGAGCTTTTGGCAAGAACCTACAAGGAGAAACCCTTGACGTATTTTTCGCTGCCAACAGCCTAACAGCAGTAATGCATTCATTGCATGAGGTAATGGACAATCTTGAAGTATACCATGAATTCTGGTTTGAAGAGGCTGTCAATTTGGCCACGGCAATGGAGGTCCCAGTAAAAGTACCAAGGTTGTTCCTCCGGAAACAACAGGCCGTGGAAACCATGGAAATACAAGCAGAGTCTTTCTTTAAAGACTACCTTACACTCCCAGTTGTTGAGTATGTCACACAGGAGGTGCAGGACATCTTCTCTGAGAATCATTTGAAGGCGCTCAAGTGCTTGTCTCTTGTCCCACAAGTCATGGGACAAATGAAGTTCAATACGTCAGAGGAGACCCATGCGGATATCTACAGGAGTGATCTACCCCATCCTGACACTTTGCCTGCTGAGCTTCACTGTTGGAGGATAAAATGGAAACACAGAAGCAAGGAAGTGAGCCTGCCATGCACCATTCACGAAACCCTACAGCACTCGGATGTTAAATTCTTCCCAAACGTTAATGCATTTCTGAAAATTTTAGCCACATTGCCACTGCAGAAGCTTGACGGAAGTCTGGGTGAAACTGCTCATAAACGCCTACAAGCTTACCTCATAGACACCACAGTAAATCAGAGGTGTAAGAGTCTGGCTGTGCTAAACATCAATTATCAtatcaaaacagacttggaagAAATGGTTCAGTGTTACATTAAAAGTTACCCAGAAGAAAGTGAGAATGATTAA